The following coding sequences are from one Danio rerio strain Tuebingen ecotype United States chromosome 21, GRCz12tu, whole genome shotgun sequence window:
- the f2r2.1 gene encoding coagulation factor II thrombin receptor 2.1 isoform X1, giving the protein MGVRKLLLCIIVLHIYDGFESSFGVMMENNETMYELYEDYEGYRGNYSRNFSKTFFLNMSSQKYQENIWFEIVGAISQIYDMQPCNSSDLDGVKCNITRISYNISGDAVEFLKGSLVTRFMPFFYIFIILISLPLNALALVTFTCRIREKKPAVIYMSHLACVDLLFALLLPLKIHYQLNASDWLFGEAACRVLTAAYYCYMYCSILLMMCMSVDRLLAVVFPIASLTWRNARKASFICALVWLLALAGTVPLLLMRQTFRIKDVGVTCHNVLYNTQLYAYLFFILSCLYFFLPLVITLVSYSSVIYVLSVKSDRISSSSSNKRRAVIMTISVLSEFVVCFAPTNVILLHHCVRLATEGSTEEGKYYMLAVCLGSASVFLDPLLYYYGSFQCRQKISSLFWWKKTKSASTPSNTNNQTQSSHLSCECTKAKVTN; this is encoded by the exons ATGGGGGTCAGAAAGCTCTTATTGTGCATTATAGTCCTCCATATCTATG ATGGCTTTGAAAGCAGTTTTGGTGTTATGATGGAAAACAACGAGACAATGTATGAGTTGTATGAGGATTATGAAGGCTATAGGGGAAATTATTCCAGAAACTTTTCCAAAACGTTTTTCCTGAACATGTCCAGCCAAAAATATCAAG AAAACATCTGGTTTGAAATTGTCGGAGCCATTTCACAAATTTATGACATGCAGCCATGTAACAGCTCTGATCTAGACGGAGTGAAATGCAACATTACACGGATTTCATACAACATCTCAGGTGACGCTGTTGAGTTCCTGAAAGGCTCGCTGGTCACCCGCTTCATGCCGTTTTTctacatcttcatcatcctcatcagtTTGCCTCTGAACGCTTTGGCTTTGGTGACGTTCACCTGCAGGATCAGAGAAAAGAAACCAGCTGTGATCTACATGTCTCACCTGGCGTGTGTGGATCTGCTCTTCGCCCTGCTGCTGCCTCTGAAGATCCACTACCAGCTGAacgcttctgattggctgtttggtGAGGCGGCGTGTCGTGTGCTCACTGCAGCTTATTACTGCTACATGTACTGCTCCATACTGCTGATGATGTGCATGAGTGTGGACAGACTGCTGGCCGTGGTGTTTCCAATCGCCTCTTTAACCTGGAGAAATGCGAGGAAAGCCTCGTTCATATGCGCATTAGTCTGGCTGCTGGCGCTCGCTGGTACTGTGCCACTACTATTAATGAGACAAACATTCAGGATTAAGGATGTGGGCGTCACTTGCCATAATGTGCTGTATAACACACAGCTGTATGCATATCTGTTCTTCATCCTCTCCTGCTTGTATTTCTTCTTGCCGCTGGTCATCACTTTAGTGAGCTACTCCAGTGTCATATATGTGCTCAGTGTAAAGTCCGACCGCATTTCTTCATCTTCATCCAACAAAAGGAGAGCTGTGATCATGACTATCTCTGTGCTGAGTGAGTTTGTGGTGTGTTTTGCTCCAACTAATGTCATCTTGTTGCATCACTGTGTTCGATTAGCTACTGAAGGCAGCACTGAGGAGGGGAAATACTACATGCTGGCTGTGTGTTTGGGCAGCGCAAGTGTTTTTCTGGATCCTCTGCTGTACTATTATGGCTCATTTCAGTGCAGACAGAAAATCAGCTCTCTGTTTTGGTGGAAGAAGACCAAAAGTGCTAGCACACCATCAAACACAAACAATCAAACACAATCCTCTCACTTGAGCTGTGAGTGCACTAAGGCTAAAGTTACGAATTGA